The Euphorbia lathyris chromosome 2, ddEupLath1.1, whole genome shotgun sequence genome includes a window with the following:
- the LOC136219098 gene encoding 2-dehydro-3-deoxyphosphooctonate aldolase 1, with translation MDSSTLLFNKLKAAEPFFLLAGPNVIESEEHILSMAKHLKIITEKVGIPLVFKSSFDKANRTSSKSFRGPGMSEGLKILEKVKRDYDIPIVTDVHESIQCEAVGKVADIIQIPAFLCRQTDLLVAAAKTGKIINIKKGQFCAPSVMVNSAEKVQLAGNSNVMVCERGTMFGYNDLIVDPRNLEWMREGGCPVVADITHSLQQPAGKKLEGGGVASGGLRELIPCIARTAVAVGVDGIFMEVHDDPLNAPVDGPTQWPLRHLEELLVELVAIARASKGKRKMEIDLTPFRE, from the exons ATGGATTCCTCCACGCTGTTATTTAACAAGCTCAAG GCTGCAGAACCATTTTTCTTACTAGCAGGCCCCAATGTGATTGAATCAGAGGAGCACATTCTTAGCATGGCCAAGCATCTCAAGATTATTACAGAAAA AGTTGGGATCCCGCTGGTTTTTAAGTCAAGCTTTGATAAAGCTAACAGGACATCCTCAAAGTCATTTCGAGGTCCTGGCATGAGTGAAGGATTAAAG ATTCTTGAGAAGGTTAAAAGAGATTATGACATCCCTATTGTTACTGATGTACATGAAAGTATTCAG TGTGAGGCAGTCGGGAAAGTTGCAGATATAATACAGATTCCCGCATTTTTATGCCGTCAG ACAGATCTTCTAGTCGCAGCTGCCAAGACTGGgaaaattattaatataaaaaaaggaCAATTTTGTGCTCCATCT GTTATGGTAAATTCTGCAGAGAAGGTTCAATTGGCTGGCAATTCAAATGTAATGGTTTGTGAGCGAGGAACTATGTTTGGATATA ATGATTTGATTGTTGATCCACGTAATCTTGAGTGGATGAGGGAAGGTGGTTGCCCTGTT GTAGCTGATATTACACATTCATTGCAACAACCTGCTGGGAAAAAG TTGGAAGGTGGAGGTGTTGCTAGTGGAGGTCTTCGTGAATTAATACCATGCATTGCGAGGACAGCAGTTGCTGTTGGCGTGGATGGCATTTTCATGGAG gtgcatgatgatccTCTGAATGCCCCTGTAGATGGTCCAACACAAtgg CCTCTACGCCATTTGGAGGAACTGCTAGTGGAGCTAGTGGCGATAGCT AGAGCAAGTAAGGGAAAGAGAAAAATGGAAATTGATCTTACACCATTTCGCGAATAG